In a single window of the Anabas testudineus chromosome 19, fAnaTes1.2, whole genome shotgun sequence genome:
- the zgc:163057 gene encoding hb-alpha_like domain-containing protein produces the protein MISKREKELIAEIWESLTPVAEDIGSDALLRMFASFPGTKTYFSHLDISPGSSHLRSHGKKIVLAIAEGAKDISQLTVSLAPLQTLHAYQLRIDPTNFKLFSQCILVTLACHMGEDFTPIAHAAMDKYLSAFAAVLAEKYR, from the exons ATGATCtcaaagagggaaaaagagcTAATTGCAGAAATATGGGAAAGTTTGACTCCTGTGGCGGAAGATATTGGGTCAGATGCGCTGCTTAG GATGTTTGCCTCTTTCCCTGGTACCAAGACTTACTTTTCCCATCTAGACATCAGCCCTGGCTCCTCTCACCTGCGCTCCCATGGGAAGAAGATCGTTTTAGCCATAGCAGAGGGAGCTAAAGACATCAGTCAGCTGACCGTCAGCCTGGCACCTCTGCAAACCCTGCACGCCTACCAGCTCCGCATAGACCCAACCAACTTCAAG CTTTTCTCGCAGTGTATTCTTGTCACCCTGGCCTGTCACATGGGGGAGGACTTCACACCAATAGCACATGCAGCAATGGACAAGTACCTGTCGGCTTTTGCTGCTGTGCTCGCTGAAAAATACAGATGA
- the hbbe2 gene encoding hemoglobin beta embryonic-2 has translation MVEWTEQERSIITGIFANLSYEEIGPKALVRCLIVYPWTQRYFSSFGNLYNAEAIRGNPNVAAHGIKVLHGLDRAVKNMDNIKATYAELSVLHSEKLHVDPDNFRLLADCLTIEIAAKLGNGFTADTQAAWQKFLAVVVSALGRQYH, from the exons ATGGTTGAGTGGACTGAGCAGGAGCGCAGCATCATCACCGGCATCTTTGCCAACCTGAGCTACGAGGAGATCGGCCCCAAGGCTCTGGTCAG GTGTCTGATCGTTTACCCCTGGACTCAGAGGTATTTCAGCTCCTTCGGTAACCTCTACAACGCTGAGGCCATCAGGGGAAACCCCAATGTCGCAGCTCACGGTATCAAGGTGCTGCACGGTCTGGACCGGGCTGTGAAGAACATGGACAACATCAAGGCCACCTATGCCGAGCTGAGCGTGCTGCACTCTGAGAAGCTGCACGTCGACCCCGACAACTTCAGG ctgctggctgactgtctgacCATCGAAATCGCCGCCAAACTGGGAAATGGCTTCACCGCAGACACTCAGGCCGCTTGGCAGAAGTTCCTGGCTGTGGTGGTGTCCGCCCTGGGAAGGCAGTACCACTAA